In Candidatus Desulfofervidus auxilii, one genomic interval encodes:
- a CDS encoding chloride channel protein, whose amino-acid sequence MKKWFLEKRWSGRLIDSLLAIFIGIIGGLGAILFRFFIKFFQNLFYQNTNDFITFCHTVPLYLKILIPALGGLIAGPLVYFAAKETKGHGVPEIMEALLLRSGRIRPRLTFMQMLISAICIGSGGSVGREGPIVMIGSAAGSTIGQLLKAPQERLRTLVGCGAAAGIAATFNAPIGGVLFAVEILLNDFRLEKFSPIILASVTATTISRHYYGNFPALEVPSYQLLHASEFIFYAILGILCGLVALLFIEVLYKSEDFFDNLPLPGYIKPLFGGLFMGLILIFFPHVFGVGYGTVNLALEGDLALKLLFLLIFIKIIATSITLGSGESGGVFAPSLFIGAMTGGTFGYLVHTLFPQTTAGSGAYALVGMGALVGAATHGPITAILIIFELTGNYLIILPLMVSCIISTFITTFLKDGSIYTLKLRRKGLSLKRGWEQTILESFQVKDIMKTDFDTVSETATIDEIIETLGKSHHSYLIVTNAHGELTGILSFHDVREVFLKRKERGEIKAKDIATKKVVSVTANDNLLTARHKLGSLGISQLPVVDEKNPKKVLGMISLKDIISFHEKELLKRI is encoded by the coding sequence ATGAAAAAATGGTTTCTTGAAAAAAGATGGAGTGGACGTCTAATTGACTCCCTTTTGGCCATCTTTATTGGAATAATTGGGGGATTAGGCGCCATTTTATTTCGGTTTTTTATAAAATTTTTTCAAAATCTCTTTTATCAAAATACCAATGATTTTATTACTTTTTGTCACACTGTTCCTTTATATTTGAAAATCCTTATTCCTGCCCTTGGAGGACTAATAGCTGGCCCACTTGTTTACTTTGCAGCCAAAGAAACAAAGGGCCATGGTGTGCCAGAGATTATGGAGGCATTGCTTTTAAGAAGTGGGCGAATAAGACCCCGCTTGACCTTCATGCAAATGCTTATCTCGGCCATTTGTATTGGCTCAGGTGGTTCGGTTGGGAGGGAAGGTCCCATCGTCATGATTGGTTCTGCTGCTGGTTCTACCATTGGGCAATTACTCAAGGCCCCCCAAGAAAGATTACGCACTTTGGTGGGATGTGGTGCTGCGGCTGGTATTGCTGCTACTTTTAATGCGCCTATCGGTGGTGTCCTATTTGCAGTAGAAATATTACTGAATGACTTTCGTTTGGAAAAGTTCAGCCCCATTATTTTGGCTTCGGTCACAGCTACTACTATTTCTCGTCATTATTATGGCAATTTCCCTGCCTTAGAAGTGCCTTCTTACCAGCTTTTACATGCTAGTGAATTTATTTTTTATGCCATTTTAGGTATCTTATGTGGTTTGGTTGCCCTCTTATTTATTGAGGTTTTATATAAAAGTGAAGATTTTTTTGATAACTTACCTTTGCCTGGATATATAAAACCCCTGTTTGGCGGACTTTTTATGGGATTAATTCTTATCTTTTTCCCTCATGTCTTTGGAGTTGGATATGGCACGGTCAATCTAGCCCTTGAAGGGGATTTGGCTTTGAAACTGCTTTTTCTTCTCATCTTTATTAAAATCATTGCCACTTCTATTACCTTAGGTTCAGGAGAATCAGGGGGTGTTTTTGCTCCTTCTCTTTTTATTGGAGCCATGACAGGTGGAACCTTTGGTTATTTGGTGCATACTCTTTTCCCTCAAACTACTGCTGGTTCTGGTGCTTATGCCTTGGTAGGAATGGGAGCCCTGGTAGGGGCTGCCACCCACGGCCCTATTACTGCCATTTTGATTATCTTTGAATTAACTGGCAATTATCTAATTATTTTACCCCTTATGGTTTCTTGTATCATTAGCACTTTTATTACTACCTTTTTAAAAGATGGCTCTATTTATACCCTTAAGCTCAGACGCAAAGGGTTATCTCTAAAGAGAGGTTGGGAACAAACCATATTGGAGTCTTTTCAGGTGAAGGATATTATGAAAACCGACTTTGATACCGTTTCAGAGACAGCTACCATCGATGAAATTATTGAGACTTTAGGCAAAAGCCACCATTCTTATCTTATAGTGACAAATGCTCATGGAGAACTAACTGGCATTCTTTCTTTCCATGATGTGAGAGAAGTTTTCTTAAAGAGAAAGGAAAGAGGAGAGATAAAGGCTAAGGATATTGCTACCAAAAAGGTGGTTTCAGTTACTGCCAATGATAATTTATTGACTGCCCGACACAAATTGGGGTCATTGGGTATTTCCCAATTGCCTGTAGTAGATGAAAAGAATCCTAAAAAAGTGCTAGGAATGATTTCTTTAAAAGATATTATTTCCTTTCATGAAAAAGAGTTATTAAAAAGGATTTGA
- a CDS encoding sensor histidine kinase, with the protein MKIKFPLNLKYIWWVIIALFLVFLSVFFSIKGKFEYEDIAIYEFNQQQLAIARSIARQIENNFTFLQRYLALITQFKKEALFLSPLSSHPEIRDLPVIKVTIIGPSGPKKIITSSGVYTEVGISEREGIYLSLVKKGQKKYISKTYLLDPNSIPPAWVVDVVYSNGQTVVVWTIDVLKICRDATYDIRSGKTGYAWIINKDGYFLAHYEKNFVGKDAFAVRAKQNPVISFTRINKIQKQLLLTGKEGTSWYISGWHRKRKGVIKKLVAYTPAYYGGRKDKDKFWGVAVVAPIDEVKSVVHDALVYQWGLSLTTFLVILVTMLYAFYQRGQYTRQLEKEVAQKTQEIKRAHQALLRSERLAAMGRAVAYITHEIKNPLIAIGGFSTQLLRSLKEQDARKKLEIIVNEVKRLDAFLKDIGQFAKEAMPQKEVFNINEIVEKIITMVESELVGRKINLKTQLATIPLSVYADKDQIEQVLLNVVKNAIESMPEGGQLTIETCKNKQVVVNIKDTGCGIPKDSLDKIFEPFFSTKKGGTGLGLSICYKLINVNQGEICIESEVGKGTIVTLRLPLSSESKKF; encoded by the coding sequence ATGAAAATTAAATTCCCTTTGAATCTTAAATATATATGGTGGGTAATAATTGCCCTGTTTCTTGTTTTTCTCTCAGTCTTTTTCAGTATAAAAGGCAAATTTGAATATGAAGACATTGCCATTTATGAATTTAATCAACAGCAATTAGCTATTGCCAGGAGCATTGCCAGGCAGATTGAAAATAATTTTACCTTTCTCCAAAGGTATTTGGCGTTAATAACTCAGTTCAAGAAAGAAGCCCTATTCCTTAGTCCTCTATCTAGTCATCCAGAAATTCGGGATTTACCAGTGATAAAGGTTACCATAATTGGACCCTCTGGCCCAAAAAAGATTATTACTTCTTCAGGAGTATATACAGAGGTTGGAATTAGTGAACGAGAAGGTATTTATCTCTCTTTGGTTAAAAAAGGACAAAAAAAGTATATCAGTAAAACCTATCTTTTAGACCCTAATTCCATTCCGCCTGCCTGGGTAGTAGATGTAGTATATAGTAATGGTCAAACTGTGGTTGTATGGACTATTGATGTATTAAAAATTTGTAGAGATGCTACTTATGATATTCGTTCAGGGAAAACGGGTTATGCCTGGATTATAAATAAAGATGGTTATTTTCTGGCTCATTATGAAAAAAACTTTGTTGGAAAAGATGCCTTTGCAGTTCGAGCTAAGCAAAATCCGGTTATTTCTTTCACTAGGATTAATAAGATCCAAAAACAACTCCTTTTGACTGGTAAGGAAGGAACAAGCTGGTATATTTCTGGCTGGCATAGAAAGAGAAAGGGTGTAATTAAGAAATTGGTTGCCTATACACCAGCATATTATGGAGGCAGAAAAGATAAAGATAAATTCTGGGGAGTAGCGGTAGTGGCTCCTATAGATGAGGTCAAAAGTGTTGTTCATGATGCCTTGGTATATCAATGGGGGTTGAGTTTAACGACCTTTTTAGTCATTTTAGTCACTATGCTATATGCTTTTTACCAAAGAGGACAGTATACTCGCCAATTAGAAAAAGAAGTAGCCCAAAAGACTCAAGAAATTAAAAGAGCACACCAGGCATTACTCCGCTCAGAGCGCTTGGCAGCTATGGGTAGAGCGGTGGCTTATATAACTCATGAAATCAAAAATCCTCTAATAGCCATTGGTGGTTTCTCTACTCAATTGCTTCGTTCACTCAAAGAGCAAGATGCAAGAAAAAAACTGGAGATTATTGTAAATGAGGTCAAACGCCTAGATGCCTTTTTAAAAGACATTGGTCAATTTGCTAAAGAGGCAATGCCCCAAAAGGAAGTATTTAATATAAATGAGATAGTTGAAAAGATAATAACCATGGTGGAATCTGAATTAGTGGGCCGAAAGATTAATTTAAAAACTCAGTTAGCTACTATTCCTTTGTCTGTTTATGCAGATAAGGACCAAATAGAGCAAGTCTTGCTCAATGTGGTGAAAAACGCCATAGAGAGTATGCCTGAAGGAGGACAGCTTACTATTGAGACCTGCAAAAACAAACAAGTGGTGGTTAACATTAAAGATACTGGGTGTGGCATTCCTAAGGATTCTTTAGATAAAATCTTTGAACCCTTCTTTAGCACCAAAAAAGGAGGCACCGGTTTGGGTCTTTCTATCTGTTATAAACTTATTAATGTGAATCAAGGTGAGATCTGTATAGAGAGTGAAGTAGGCAAAGGGACGATAGTGACGCTCCGCTTACCTTTATCATCAGAAAGTAAAAAATTTTAA
- a CDS encoding pyridoxine 5'-phosphate synthase, whose amino-acid sequence MAKLAVNVDHVATIREARKINEPDPVTAAALAELAGAEGIVVHLREDRRHIKERDVYILRQTVKTSLNLEMAATEEMVKIAIDIKPDMATLVPEKREELTTEGGLDVVTQKEKIAQVVKQLQTEGIKVSLFIDPEPAQIEASNRVGADMIELHTGRYCDARGDAQKEELKRLLYGIKYAHDMDLVVKAGHGLNYVNIKPLVKVKEIYEFSIGHSIVARAVLVGFERAVREMVEILKGDEN is encoded by the coding sequence ATGGCAAAGTTGGCAGTTAATGTTGACCATGTAGCTACCATTAGGGAGGCAAGAAAAATAAACGAACCTGACCCAGTAACTGCAGCTGCTTTGGCAGAACTAGCTGGGGCAGAGGGGATTGTTGTGCACCTACGGGAGGATAGAAGACATATCAAAGAGAGGGATGTTTACATCCTGCGCCAAACTGTAAAAACAAGTTTAAACTTAGAAATGGCTGCGACCGAAGAAATGGTCAAAATTGCTATAGATATTAAGCCTGATATGGCCACTTTAGTACCTGAAAAAAGGGAAGAGTTGACAACAGAAGGTGGATTGGATGTAGTTACTCAAAAAGAAAAAATTGCCCAGGTTGTGAAACAACTCCAGACAGAGGGTATTAAAGTCAGTCTTTTTATTGACCCTGAACCTGCCCAAATAGAGGCATCTAACAGAGTTGGAGCAGATATGATAGAGCTTCACACGGGGCGATATTGTGATGCAAGGGGAGATGCACAAAAAGAAGAATTAAAGCGTTTGTTATATGGAATAAAATATGCCCATGACATGGATCTAGTGGTAAAAGCAGGTCATGGACTTAATTATGTAAATATAAAGCCCCTAGTCAAGGTAAAGGAAATTTATGAATTTAGTATTGGGCATAGTATTGTGGCTAGGGCAGTATTAGTAGGTTTTGAACGGGCAGTGAGAGAGATGGTTGAAATTTTAAAGGGAGATGAAAATTAA
- the ybeY gene encoding rRNA maturation RNase YbeY, translating to MKVRIKCSLSHPILTKNIAQKAKLLLTTLGLVNTELSIVLVNDEEMKRLNQQYRHKNVPTNVLSFGMHEGNLQGINPDLLGDIVISLETAQREAVECGFSLEEMIDFYLIHGLLNLLGCYSDNPEHERKMRQLWRVLKHQPYWEEEQNGKVGS from the coding sequence ATGAAAGTAAGAATAAAATGTTCTTTGTCACATCCCATACTTACAAAGAACATAGCTCAAAAGGCGAAGTTACTTCTCACCACATTAGGTCTGGTAAACACTGAATTAAGTATTGTTTTGGTAAATGATGAAGAGATGAAGCGCCTTAATCAACAATATCGTCATAAAAATGTCCCCACTAATGTGCTTTCTTTTGGTATGCATGAAGGAAATCTTCAAGGGATTAATCCTGATTTATTGGGAGATATTGTTATCTCCTTAGAAACAGCTCAAAGGGAAGCAGTAGAATGTGGTTTTAGTTTAGAAGAAATGATAGATTTTTATCTTATTCATGGTTTATTGAATCTTTTAGGGTGCTATTCTGATAATCCTGAACATGAAAGAAAAATGCGCCAGTTATGGCGTGTATTAAAACACCAACCCTACTGGGAGGAGGAGCAAAATGGCAAAGTTGGCAGTTAA
- a CDS encoding HD family phosphohydrolase produces MKKKDGRFKKLFSFYKKDLFSWLKPPKLLFSLGCFFLSSLCIAFILYPHLILPLKSYHLGDIAQTDIRAKHDFLVEDSLTTEKYRQQAREKIAPVYKFDEKLWPGLKTKIHMAFKNMREIMEENRIKKLAKNAVQTVEKKRSSFKIITDGEMKKRFESILGINLTLKEFKTLKQKNFSPVLEEILLELLEPLYLRGIVKNKMALPNTKYGIALVFTSSKREEKIYNPEKLLGLREAKHEINLRSYDFYREVGKETTNTIVKVALNLIQPNIYYSAAETEIRKQNAAKAVKPVFYQVKKGEMIVREGEKIDQKQLLKIQAQQKTISQKQSRLLFVGITALIFVLLWTNKIVLKNIKKDFLEKKSDLFFWLSNILLFLILSRIALEIGNLLSQRISSLSSQFFIYALPPVGATLLIVLFTEPKIGIVLGSLMAALMGLMLNSPVFFLYFLVGSWWVAFRLRPCRHRSKLIKVGVELGLIQMALTFGILALENPLNVWQIGASFVFAGLGGVTTGIIVLGLTPIIEIIFGYTSEIRLLELASLDQPLLKELMVKAPGTYLHSVIASQMAEAAAEEIGANSLLAKVAAYYHDIGKMKKPLYFVENQIGIENKHDKLTPSMSALIIISHVKEGVELAKQYHLGPEIIDIIKQHHGTRLITYFYQRAKEQNRDVKEEDFRYPGPKPQTKEAGLVMLADGVEAACRSLTNPVPSRIKSTVQKVISDVFLDGQLDGCELTLKDMHKIAERFSKVLISIFHPRIEYPESPAKKGNGHESKNKMFFVTSHTYKEHSSKGEVTSHHIRSGKH; encoded by the coding sequence ATGAAAAAAAAGGACGGCCGATTCAAAAAGCTTTTTTCTTTTTATAAAAAAGACTTATTCTCTTGGTTGAAACCTCCTAAGTTGCTTTTTTCTTTGGGATGTTTTTTCCTCTCCAGTTTATGTATTGCCTTTATCCTTTATCCTCATTTAATACTTCCTCTAAAATCTTATCATTTGGGAGATATAGCCCAAACTGATATTAGAGCCAAGCATGATTTTTTAGTAGAAGACAGCCTTACCACCGAGAAATATCGCCAACAAGCACGAGAGAAAATCGCCCCTGTATATAAATTTGATGAAAAACTATGGCCTGGATTAAAAACAAAAATTCACATGGCCTTTAAAAATATGCGTGAAATTATGGAAGAAAACAGGATAAAAAAATTGGCTAAAAATGCTGTTCAAACAGTAGAGAAAAAGAGGAGCTCTTTTAAAATCATAACAGATGGAGAAATGAAGAAAAGATTTGAGTCCATTTTAGGTATAAATTTGACTTTAAAGGAGTTTAAAACCCTAAAACAAAAAAATTTTTCTCCTGTTCTGGAAGAAATACTTTTAGAATTATTAGAACCTTTATATTTACGGGGTATTGTTAAAAACAAAATGGCATTGCCAAATACCAAGTATGGAATTGCGCTTGTTTTTACCTCCTCTAAAAGAGAAGAAAAGATTTATAATCCAGAAAAACTTCTTGGATTAAGGGAAGCAAAACATGAAATAAATTTGAGAAGTTATGATTTCTACCGCGAAGTTGGAAAAGAAACAACAAATACTATTGTTAAAGTTGCCCTCAATCTTATTCAACCTAATATTTATTATAGCGCCGCAGAAACTGAAATCAGGAAACAAAATGCAGCTAAGGCAGTAAAACCTGTATTTTATCAAGTAAAAAAGGGAGAGATGATTGTTCGGGAAGGGGAAAAAATTGATCAGAAGCAACTTCTCAAGATTCAAGCACAACAAAAGACCATTTCTCAAAAACAATCACGGCTTTTATTTGTGGGTATAACTGCCCTTATTTTTGTCCTTCTTTGGACCAATAAAATAGTATTGAAAAACATTAAAAAGGATTTTCTAGAAAAAAAATCCGATTTATTTTTCTGGTTAAGTAATATTTTGTTATTTCTTATTTTAAGCCGTATTGCCTTGGAAATAGGAAACCTACTTTCCCAAAGGATTTCTTCTCTTTCCTCTCAATTCTTCATTTATGCCTTACCTCCAGTGGGGGCGACTTTATTGATAGTTTTATTTACTGAACCCAAAATAGGAATTGTCCTTGGCAGTTTAATGGCTGCCTTGATGGGTCTTATGTTGAATTCTCCTGTATTTTTCTTATATTTTTTAGTAGGCAGCTGGTGGGTAGCTTTTAGATTAAGACCTTGTCGGCATCGGAGTAAACTTATAAAAGTGGGTGTAGAATTAGGTCTAATTCAGATGGCATTGACCTTTGGTATCTTGGCTCTAGAAAACCCCTTAAACGTGTGGCAGATAGGAGCGAGTTTTGTTTTTGCTGGTCTGGGGGGTGTAACTACAGGCATTATTGTTTTAGGATTAACACCTATAATAGAAATTATTTTTGGCTATACTAGTGAAATTCGGCTTTTGGAATTGGCCAGTCTTGACCAGCCCCTTTTGAAAGAACTTATGGTTAAAGCTCCAGGGACTTATCTTCATAGTGTAATTGCCAGTCAGATGGCAGAAGCAGCAGCTGAAGAAATTGGGGCAAATTCTCTGTTGGCAAAGGTAGCTGCTTATTATCATGATATTGGTAAGATGAAAAAACCTCTTTATTTTGTAGAGAATCAAATTGGGATAGAAAATAAACACGATAAATTGACACCTTCTATGAGTGCCCTCATTATTATCTCTCATGTCAAAGAAGGAGTAGAATTAGCGAAACAGTATCATTTAGGGCCAGAAATTATTGATATTATTAAGCAGCATCATGGTACTAGGTTGATTACTTACTTTTATCAAAGGGCCAAAGAACAAAATCGGGATGTAAAGGAAGAGGATTTCCGCTATCCTGGCCCCAAACCCCAAACAAAAGAAGCAGGGTTAGTTATGTTGGCAGATGGGGTGGAGGCTGCCTGCCGTTCTCTTACTAATCCTGTTCCTTCTCGGATTAAGAGCACAGTGCAAAAGGTCATTTCAGATGTGTTTTTAGATGGGCAATTAGACGGATGTGAGCTTACTCTCAAAGACATGCATAAAATTGCTGAAAGATTTAGTAAAGTTCTTATTAGTATCTTCCATCCTAGAATTGAGTATCCAGAATCTCCTGCAAAAAAGGGGAACGGACATGAAAGTAAGAATAAAATGTTCTTTGTCACATCCCATACTTACAAAGAACATAGCTCAAAAGGCGAAGTTACTTCTCACCACATTAGGTCTGGTAAACACTGA
- a CDS encoding PhoH family protein, with product MVKRVFEDINIMRRLLSNAHISAIEQNIQVKLNLRGNQLIIEGDRLDVDLVDNLLSQFYDLIRQGYPVYPSDIEYGIRLLQSDAHINLKDIFLDTIYIVSKKRVITPKTKTQKEYIEAIRHYDIVFGIGPAGTGKTYLAMAMALSSLMRGDVIRIILVRPAVEAGEKLGFLPGDMYEKVNPYLRPLYDALHDMLDFDRAAKFLQKGVIEVAPLAFMRGRTLNDAFVILDEAQNTTSEQMKMFLTRLGYNSKAVVTGDITQVDLPAGVTSGLIETREILKHIRGIKFVYFNETDVIRHRLVKEIIRAYEKVEKEKLKSI from the coding sequence ATGGTTAAGCGGGTATTTGAAGACATTAATATTATGCGCAGATTACTAAGTAATGCCCATATTTCAGCTATTGAACAAAATATACAGGTTAAACTCAATTTACGTGGTAATCAACTGATAATAGAAGGAGATAGATTAGATGTAGATTTGGTAGATAATCTTTTGAGTCAATTTTATGATTTGATACGTCAGGGATACCCTGTTTATCCTAGCGATATAGAATATGGTATCAGGTTACTCCAGAGTGATGCCCATATTAATTTGAAAGACATTTTTTTAGATACCATCTATATTGTTTCTAAAAAAAGAGTTATTACTCCTAAGACTAAAACACAAAAGGAGTATATTGAGGCCATCAGGCATTATGACATTGTATTTGGTATTGGTCCTGCGGGGACAGGTAAAACCTATCTTGCTATGGCCATGGCACTTTCTAGCCTTATGCGGGGAGATGTCATCCGTATTATTCTAGTCCGGCCAGCAGTTGAGGCAGGAGAAAAGTTAGGTTTCCTCCCAGGGGATATGTATGAAAAGGTTAATCCTTATCTCAGACCCCTTTATGATGCTTTACACGACATGCTTGATTTTGATCGCGCCGCGAAATTTCTGCAAAAAGGTGTGATTGAGGTTGCTCCTTTAGCGTTTATGCGTGGAAGAACTTTAAATGATGCCTTTGTCATTTTAGATGAGGCCCAAAATACTACTTCAGAACAGATGAAGATGTTTCTTACTAGGTTGGGATATAATTCCAAGGCAGTGGTTACAGGTGATATTACTCAAGTAGATTTACCTGCGGGTGTTACCTCGGGACTAATAGAAACAAGGGAGATTTTAAAACATATTAGAGGAATTAAATTTGTTTATTTTAATGAAACAGATGTTATCAGGCATAGGTTGGTAAAAGAGATTATTCGTGCCTATGAAAAGGTAGAAAAAGAGAAATTAAAAAGTATCTAG
- a CDS encoding glutamine--tRNA ligase/YqeY domain fusion protein produces MEDKKGIILPPSFIKTIIENDLKSGKCNTVITRFPPEPNGYLHIGHAKAICINFGLAQEFGGRCHLRFDDTNPYKEEEEYVEAIKEDVKWLGFDWGKHLYYASDYFEKMYEFAIQLIKKGKAYVCDLTPEQIREYRGTLTEPGKESPYRNRSVEENLDLFKRMKAGEFEEGSRVLRAKIDMSSPNLNMRDPVMYRIIKKPHYRQGNKWNIYPTYDWAHCLEDSIEGITHSLCSLEFEDHRPLYDWFLEQLDNVHRPRQYEFARLNLTYTVLSKRKLIELVQGKYVSGWDDPRMPTIRGMRRRGYPPEAIRNFCTRIGISKSESIVDFALLEHCVREVLNKQCPRVMAVLNPLKVIIDNYPEEQCEELEAINNPEDLTMGTRKVPFTKEIYIEKEDFMENPPKKFFRLAPGREVRLRYAYFIKCVDVVKDEKTGEIKELHCTYDPATRGGNAPDGRKVKSTLHWVSVRHAINAEVRLYDNLFIKPDPLDVEEGEDFKSNLNPNSLKVLYSCKIEPSLAKAKPGERYQFERIGYFCVDKDSSENRLIFNRTVTLRDRWAKIQKSSFKKV; encoded by the coding sequence ATGGAAGATAAAAAAGGAATTATCCTACCACCCAGTTTTATAAAAACCATTATTGAAAATGATCTTAAAAGCGGAAAATGTAACACTGTTATAACCAGATTCCCACCTGAACCTAACGGGTATTTGCATATAGGCCATGCCAAAGCCATCTGTATAAATTTTGGATTGGCCCAAGAGTTTGGTGGTAGATGTCATCTGAGATTTGATGATACCAACCCATATAAAGAGGAAGAAGAATATGTTGAAGCCATAAAAGAAGATGTAAAATGGCTAGGTTTTGATTGGGGTAAGCATCTATACTATGCCTCTGATTATTTTGAAAAAATGTATGAATTTGCTATTCAACTTATTAAAAAAGGCAAGGCTTATGTATGTGATTTGACACCAGAACAAATCCGTGAATATAGAGGCACACTTACAGAGCCTGGAAAAGAAAGCCCATATCGTAACCGTTCAGTAGAGGAAAACCTTGATCTCTTTAAACGCATGAAGGCAGGAGAATTTGAAGAGGGCTCACGGGTCTTGCGTGCCAAGATTGATATGTCTTCACCCAACTTGAATATGCGAGATCCAGTAATGTATAGAATTATTAAAAAACCCCATTATCGTCAGGGAAACAAGTGGAATATATATCCTACCTATGATTGGGCACATTGTCTAGAAGATTCCATTGAGGGTATTACCCATTCATTATGTTCTCTGGAATTTGAAGACCACCGGCCTTTATATGATTGGTTTCTTGAGCAGTTGGATAATGTCCATCGTCCCAGGCAGTATGAATTTGCGCGTTTAAATTTGACTTATACTGTTTTAAGTAAACGTAAATTGATAGAACTTGTGCAAGGTAAATATGTATCAGGATGGGATGACCCGAGAATGCCTACTATACGAGGCATGAGGAGAAGGGGTTATCCGCCTGAAGCCATACGCAATTTTTGCACTAGAATTGGTATATCAAAAAGCGAGAGTATAGTGGATTTCGCTTTGCTTGAACATTGTGTAAGAGAGGTTCTTAACAAACAGTGCCCGCGAGTAATGGCAGTGCTAAATCCACTTAAGGTGATTATTGATAATTATCCTGAAGAGCAATGTGAAGAGTTGGAGGCCATTAATAATCCAGAGGACCTTACCATGGGTACACGTAAAGTGCCCTTTACCAAAGAAATTTATATTGAAAAAGAAGACTTTATGGAAAATCCACCCAAAAAATTTTTCCGCCTTGCGCCTGGCAGAGAAGTAAGATTAAGGTATGCTTATTTCATAAAATGTGTTGATGTGGTGAAAGATGAGAAAACAGGTGAAATTAAGGAATTGCATTGCACTTATGACCCTGCTACTAGAGGGGGAAATGCCCCAGATGGTAGAAAAGTAAAATCTACACTGCACTGGGTGTCTGTGAGACATGCTATAAATGCGGAAGTTCGTCTTTATGATAACCTATTTATAAAGCCTGACCCCCTGGATGTGGAAGAAGGAGAGGATTTTAAATCAAATTTAAACCCCAATTCTTTAAAAGTATTATATTCTTGCAAGATAGAACCTTCTCTTGCCAAAGCTAAACCAGGTGAACGATATCAGTTTGAGCGCATAGGCTATTTTTGTGTGGATAAAGATTCTTCTGAAAACAGACTGATTTTTAACCGTACAGTAACACTCCGGGATAGATGGGCAAAGATTCAAAAAAGTAGTTTCAAAAAGGTGTGA
- a CDS encoding ABC transporter ATP-binding protein, which translates to MLEVKGLTCGYNKRFILKNINFKLKKHALLGIIGPNGSGKTTLLRAITKIIKPQKGKILFEGRDIWQMGFRELAQKMAFVPQAPLSYEVDMTVEEFVLLGRIPYHKVFQFLDTKYDKAVAKKAMALTHTLNIKARFIPELSGGERQLVYLARALAQEPKLLLLDEPTAHLDIAHQIKILDLIKNLNNSFKLTVIIVLHDLNLASQYCNELILLNNGYLYKMGTPQEILTAEIIEHVYQTKVIVKEKFISSRPYIFWDFHMEDLT; encoded by the coding sequence ATGCTTGAGGTAAAAGGATTAACTTGTGGATATAACAAAAGATTTATCTTAAAAAATATCAATTTTAAGCTAAAAAAACATGCACTCCTGGGGATAATAGGCCCTAATGGGTCAGGAAAGACTACTTTGCTTAGGGCTATTACCAAGATAATTAAGCCTCAAAAAGGCAAAATTCTATTTGAGGGGAGAGATATCTGGCAGATGGGGTTTAGGGAACTGGCCCAAAAAATGGCATTCGTCCCACAGGCTCCATTATCTTATGAAGTTGATATGACTGTGGAAGAATTTGTGCTTTTAGGAAGAATTCCCTATCACAAGGTATTTCAATTTTTAGATACAAAATATGATAAGGCCGTAGCTAAAAAGGCTATGGCCTTAACCCATACCTTGAACATTAAGGCCAGATTTATTCCTGAATTAAGCGGGGGTGAAAGACAACTTGTTTATTTAGCTAGGGCGCTTGCTCAAGAACCAAAATTGCTCCTTTTAGATGAACCTACTGCTCACTTAGATATCGCTCATCAAATAAAGATTTTAGACCTTATAAAAAATCTAAATAATTCATTTAAACTAACAGTCATTATTGTATTACATGACCTTAATTTGGCCAGTCAATATTGTAATGAGTTAATTTTATTAAACAATGGCTATTTGTATAAAATGGGGACTCCGCAGGAGATTTTAACTGCTGAAATCATTGAACATGTTTACCAAACAAAAGTTATAGTTAAAGAGAAATTTATTTCTTCAAGGCCTTATATTTTTTGGGATTTTCATATGGAAGACCTGACTTGA